The following DNA comes from Streptococcus canis.
CACGACCTTTTTCTGGTTCATAAATTTTAGAAATAATTTTTAGAAGGGTTGATTTTCCAGAACCATTTCGGCCAACAATGCCAAAGAAGTCTCCTTCTTCGACCTGAAACGATACATTGTCCAACACGTGTTGTTCTGTATAACCCTTAATTCCTTTAAAATAATTCACTAAACTGGTTCGTAAACTATTACTAGCCTCAGTCGGTAATTTAAAGGATTTGCTTACCGAATCAACTGATAACACAACTTTTTTTTCTGACATTAAAGAATCTCCGCAAATTTCTTAGCATTTCGTTTGAAAATAACATAACCAATGACAAAGGCACTTAACGAGAGCAAAATCGGAATAAGAGTGAAAACTTTATGTTCAAAAATCTCCCAATTAATGGTTGCTCCACGGTACACAATAAAATGGCGTAGTTCTTGGATAATCTGAGCTAGAGGGTTCATCATCATTACCTTGGCAATCCCTAGATGACCTCTTTGGATAATATAGGTAATAGAATAGATAATAGGTGTTCCGTACATGCCTGCCTGAAGCATAACTTCCCAGATAGGTCCCATGTCACGGTATTTGACAAATAAAGTCGCCAAAATAAAGGCAACTCCTGTTGCAAACAAGAAAAGCTCAACGAACAATGGAATCAAAATAAAAACACCAAAACTGGGTTGCACACCATTAATTAAAGCAAAAGCAAATACCACTAAAATATTAATAAAATAGTTAATGCTTGCTCCTACAACTGATGAAATGACAATAATTTCTTTTGGAAAATTAATCTTACGAAGTAAATCACCCCTTGAAACAATGGAAAGCATGCCCATATTGGTTGCTTCCGTAAAGAAATTCCAAGTCACCATGCCTAGAAGTAAACTAACTGCATAATGAGGTGTTCCATCATCAAACTTCAAAAAACGTACAAAAACTAAGTACATGATGGTAAAGAGCAACATTGGTTTTAAAATAGACCACAGATGTCCAATAAAACTCCCCTGATAGCGTAATTTAAAATCCGTTTTTACCATTTCTCTCAGTAAAATACGGTTTTTCTTTGTTAAAAAATTCATTCTTCTTTTCTCCTGTAACCAAATAAGGTGATGACTAAGCTACGAAAAATAAAGGTGTGAAAGGCACGATTTTTACGAAAACCATATCTTTTCAAAGTAGCCCAGCGTTTGGCAAATGACCTATCCAACAAGGAAACATAAGCTTCTACCAGTTCACGATCATTTGGTTGTAATGGTAAGTCTAATAGTAATTGAGCCTGTTTTTGGCTGGATGTGATCAACCACCAGTATTTGCTGACTAAACGGTGTGGGCTGAACCAATTTTTCATGCGTTTAGACCAGGTTCTAGCCCCCAACACGTTAGCATCGTGCTGACGGTATAATTCTGTAGGAAGATCAAGATAGACTAACTTCCCTCTAGCAGCTGCTAGTAAGGCCAAATACCAGTCATGCATGAGTATCCCTTCACAGGTTACCCACTCTTCAGCAAGGGCATGAGTAATCATCATTGTGCCCCCTGTTACCGTATTTTCTGTTAGTTCTTGAAGTAAGCTTGTATTGGCGTGGTCAGATTGGGTTCTGATCATGCTGTCATGGCAAATATCTAATTGTTGAGTGACCACTTTGAGGTCTGTATAAACCAACAAAGGAGCCGCCATGTCATATTTTTGAGCCTCTAACAAGGTCACTTCTAATTTATTGTCTAACCAAATATCATCTTGGTCACTG
Coding sequences within:
- a CDS encoding glycosyltransferase family 2 protein; this encodes MNINILLSTYNGERFLAEQIQSIQRQTVKDWTLLIRDDGSTDGTQNIIRTFVKEDKRIQWINEGQTENLGVIKNFYTLLKHQKADVYFFSDQDDIWLDNKLEVTLLEAQKYDMAAPLLVYTDLKVVTQQLDICHDSMIRTQSDHANTSLLQELTENTVTGGTMMITHALAEEWVTCEGILMHDWYLALLAAARGKLVYLDLPTELYRQHDANVLGARTWSKRMKNWFSPHRLVSKYWWLITSSQKQAQLLLDLPLQPNDRELVEAYVSLLDRSFAKRWATLKRYGFRKNRAFHTFIFRSLVITLFGYRRKEE
- a CDS encoding ABC transporter permease, producing MNFLTKKNRILLREMVKTDFKLRYQGSFIGHLWSILKPMLLFTIMYLVFVRFLKFDDGTPHYAVSLLLGMVTWNFFTEATNMGMLSIVSRGDLLRKINFPKEIIVISSVVGASINYFINILVVFAFALINGVQPSFGVFILIPLFVELFLFATGVAFILATLFVKYRDMGPIWEVMLQAGMYGTPIIYSITYIIQRGHLGIAKVMMMNPLAQIIQELRHFIVYRGATINWEIFEHKVFTLIPILLSLSAFVIGYVIFKRNAKKFAEIL